A stretch of the Streptomyces ortus genome encodes the following:
- a CDS encoding PadR family transcriptional regulator, with protein MAEPKMTPHTQTVLRALMGQDAGGERRSAVLTTGLYGLELSKMTDLPNGTLFPLLERLRQAGWVERYWEQDDIAEEEGRPRRRFFRLTDKGAQTAPLALAAATASARATSRIVGRPGLAGGTHV; from the coding sequence ATGGCCGAACCGAAGATGACCCCGCATACGCAGACCGTGCTGCGCGCGCTGATGGGCCAGGACGCCGGCGGCGAACGCCGCAGCGCGGTCCTGACCACCGGGCTATACGGGCTGGAACTGTCGAAGATGACCGACCTGCCCAACGGCACCCTCTTCCCCCTGCTCGAACGCCTCCGCCAGGCCGGATGGGTCGAGCGCTACTGGGAACAGGACGACATCGCGGAGGAAGAGGGTCGTCCCCGCCGCCGCTTCTTCCGCCTCACCGACAAGGGAGCCCAGACAGCCCCGCTGGCCCTTGCCGCGGCCACCGCTTCCGCCCGTGCCACCAGTCGCATCGTCGGCCGGCCCGGTCTCGCTGGAGGCACACATGTATGA
- a CDS encoding TerD family protein has translation MTGTGRRTRPWGDLKGSSAEDNAVAKVLRGWLDHAGGMGVDEVWRLLTPEQFEKGRVPSRTTVASRLAGVALTQDFVEAIAFICSRNEAHREQLLKDAHAARRQAREHNNPQPTAGAAFEAAQLVLVQQRSIDVSDKLLRAQERMMQLERERNDANQMVLILLAMAEKLQRDIATLGRQRDRMHGDDLVHEELRKVRAQLTHSEEQRDTAEADLERARAERQRADELAEEAAAQVRLLTVELEQLRGQAPAASEDTEVAPMVPDPSEALSGTDDIDAALRKARRHLDDRADRLDQLANELHLDNLSDNSPTSGGTSDNLTDNALAPAAEDSTLTPEEVFFNVQSLVGSGEVQTGAQSLLCRAGRALSVTQALQTAAMLHDADLPIQATQLIFEAAANTPADEMPELVSGLHVQKRGAELYQVLNQLARSQSAAAIVDTVTCLREADQHSDAYQVLSAVGRDCPPAEVLKVLTRVDERDTQWILDAACRDRPLYELPQLAEKLRNLRPDDVKTIQRVHRQREEAEARETSHASDSRPPYELSHESELNEIFHLRPYALAGGETQPRHEVPFGTIVRTTVEMSTLRGQLPEHQLICRLCREPHDIDQIAEILSIPIGVARILVGDLLKSGLLTIQSDSIQLNKGDSIELASEASGGTLIIGVGWEVPANKDWAFNVNASAIATRDRIAHSSEYFIFYKNLRSPENEITHTGMHSGRNGDKQTIVVHLGVLPTEINKVVFPVSIRNAEKEGGNLGSLRNTYIRIATPKGREIARYKFGEDAATNNSLLATDTALLAGELHRYDGKWEFRALGRGYPSGLAGVALDFSVGIDSDG, from the coding sequence ATGACTGGTACAGGAAGACGAACTCGTCCGTGGGGAGATCTGAAAGGCTCGTCCGCTGAGGACAACGCCGTGGCGAAAGTCCTACGCGGCTGGCTGGATCATGCAGGCGGCATGGGCGTGGACGAAGTGTGGCGGCTCCTGACTCCGGAGCAATTTGAGAAAGGCCGCGTTCCCAGTCGGACCACGGTTGCCTCACGCTTAGCCGGTGTGGCGTTGACCCAGGACTTCGTCGAAGCCATCGCGTTCATCTGCTCACGTAACGAAGCCCACAGGGAGCAGCTGCTAAAGGATGCACATGCTGCCCGTCGGCAGGCACGAGAGCACAACAACCCACAGCCCACTGCGGGAGCGGCGTTCGAAGCGGCTCAGCTGGTCCTCGTGCAGCAGAGATCAATCGACGTCTCGGACAAGCTGCTGCGTGCGCAAGAGCGCATGATGCAGTTGGAGCGCGAGCGCAACGATGCCAATCAGATGGTGCTCATTCTCCTTGCGATGGCGGAAAAACTGCAGCGGGACATCGCCACGTTAGGTCGTCAACGTGACCGCATGCATGGCGATGACCTGGTGCACGAAGAATTGAGAAAAGTACGCGCGCAGCTCACTCACAGTGAAGAGCAGCGGGATACTGCTGAGGCGGACCTGGAGCGAGCCCGAGCTGAACGTCAGAGGGCTGACGAACTGGCTGAAGAAGCTGCCGCGCAGGTTCGTCTGCTGACAGTGGAGTTGGAGCAGCTTCGCGGTCAGGCGCCCGCAGCGTCAGAGGACACTGAAGTAGCGCCGATGGTGCCGGATCCAAGCGAAGCGCTGTCTGGTACTGACGACATTGATGCGGCTCTGAGGAAGGCCAGACGTCACCTGGATGACCGGGCCGATCGGCTGGATCAGCTTGCCAACGAGTTGCACCTGGACAACCTCTCGGACAACTCTCCGACCTCGGGCGGTACGTCGGATAACCTCACGGACAACGCCTTGGCCCCCGCCGCTGAAGACTCCACACTGACGCCGGAGGAAGTCTTCTTCAACGTCCAGTCACTGGTGGGCAGCGGGGAGGTCCAAACGGGTGCGCAGAGCCTGCTCTGTCGGGCAGGCCGGGCACTGTCGGTCACTCAGGCGCTCCAAACGGCCGCCATGCTCCACGACGCCGACCTGCCGATTCAGGCCACTCAGTTGATCTTCGAGGCAGCCGCCAACACACCGGCGGACGAGATGCCCGAGCTGGTTAGCGGTCTGCACGTCCAAAAGCGTGGTGCCGAGCTCTACCAGGTATTGAATCAACTGGCTCGGTCCCAGTCGGCAGCAGCCATCGTTGACACCGTCACGTGCCTGCGTGAAGCAGACCAGCACTCTGATGCGTACCAAGTTCTCAGTGCTGTAGGAAGAGATTGCCCTCCAGCGGAGGTACTGAAGGTCCTGACGCGAGTAGACGAACGCGACACCCAATGGATCCTGGATGCAGCTTGCCGAGACCGTCCCTTGTACGAGCTACCGCAATTGGCGGAAAAACTCCGGAATCTTCGCCCTGACGATGTAAAAACAATCCAACGTGTGCACCGTCAGCGTGAAGAAGCGGAAGCTAGAGAGACCTCCCACGCTTCAGATTCACGACCGCCGTACGAACTGAGTCATGAATCCGAACTTAACGAAATTTTTCATCTGCGCCCTTACGCTTTGGCTGGCGGAGAGACACAACCTCGCCATGAAGTTCCTTTCGGAACCATCGTGCGCACTACGGTCGAAATGTCCACGCTCAGGGGGCAGCTACCCGAGCATCAGCTCATCTGTCGCCTCTGTCGCGAGCCGCATGACATCGATCAGATCGCAGAAATACTTTCCATTCCGATTGGAGTCGCCAGAATCCTCGTAGGGGATCTTTTGAAATCCGGCTTACTGACTATTCAGTCAGATTCAATACAGCTAAACAAGGGAGATAGCATCGAGTTGGCATCAGAGGCGTCCGGAGGTACGCTCATCATCGGCGTGGGATGGGAAGTCCCTGCCAATAAGGATTGGGCCTTCAACGTGAACGCATCGGCAATCGCGACGAGAGACAGAATAGCCCATTCTAGCGAATACTTTATCTTCTATAAGAATTTAAGATCCCCAGAAAATGAAATTACCCATACAGGAATGCACTCCGGGAGGAACGGAGACAAACAGACGATCGTCGTGCACCTCGGGGTGCTGCCGACAGAAATCAACAAAGTTGTATTCCCTGTATCCATTCGCAACGCCGAAAAAGAAGGGGGCAACTTAGGTAGCCTCCGCAACACGTACATTCGCATCGCCACTCCTAAAGGTCGCGAGATCGCTCGCTATAAATTCGGCGAGGATGCAGCCACCAATAATTCCCTGCTCGCCACCGACACTGCTCTACTTGCTGGCGAGCTGCACCGTTACGACGGAAAGTGGGAGTTCCGCGCTCTCGGCCGCGGATACCCCTCGGGGCTGGCCGGGGTCGCGTTGGACTTCAGCGTCGGCATCGACTCCGATGGGTGA